The following proteins come from a genomic window of Nitrospira sp.:
- a CDS encoding Succinate dehydrogenase flavoprotein subunit: MDIHALQQIVHKTRDARRKQTIPKFSPADCDQLIHKYHPDFRASAYRPIKFGPNEGDKTVVELATLLEGDSPVQDDLDVTPHYTADVLVIGGGGAGCAAALHAHGAGAKVILATKLRLGDSNSVMAQGGMQISVAPEDSPVTHFLDTLKGGHMENDHALLRVMVEDGPSIAKWLLELGVLFDRQADGNLHVKKGGGSSKPRLLTCSDYTGLEIMRVLKDEVINQKIQLLEFAAAIELLSDDEGNCTGAIFKDLDNQRHVVVAAKSVILATGGIGRLHIQGFPTSNHYGATGDGLCLAYRMGAKLAHIDTFQYHPSGAVYPEQLIGALVTEGIRSEGGQLVNAKGERFVNELDTRDVVSSSIIRECEEGRGIRTMSGRVGVWLDTPLLDAEHGPGTVEKHFPAMMLQFERFGIDISKDPVLIYPTLHYQNGGVKIDTNSETNVKNLFVAGEASGGLHGRNRLMGNSLLDLMVFGKRSGLTAAARAKAMKQGALTLKHVQRFRAEAKRHGNVSGVISPMILPAYTRKTA, encoded by the coding sequence ATGGACATTCACGCACTTCAGCAAATCGTGCACAAGACTCGGGATGCCCGACGCAAGCAGACCATCCCTAAGTTTTCCCCCGCAGACTGCGACCAGCTGATTCATAAGTATCACCCAGACTTTCGTGCCAGCGCCTATCGGCCGATCAAGTTCGGTCCTAACGAAGGCGACAAGACAGTCGTCGAACTGGCGACATTGCTCGAGGGCGATAGCCCCGTACAAGACGATCTCGACGTGACCCCTCATTACACGGCCGACGTCCTGGTCATCGGCGGCGGAGGAGCCGGATGCGCGGCGGCGTTGCATGCGCACGGTGCCGGTGCGAAGGTGATCTTGGCAACGAAGCTTCGGCTTGGTGACTCGAATAGCGTGATGGCCCAGGGCGGGATGCAGATCTCGGTGGCTCCCGAAGATTCTCCCGTCACCCATTTTCTCGATACCCTCAAGGGCGGTCACATGGAAAACGACCATGCTCTGCTCAGGGTCATGGTGGAAGATGGACCGTCGATCGCCAAATGGCTGCTCGAATTGGGTGTGTTGTTTGATCGGCAGGCCGACGGCAATTTGCATGTAAAAAAGGGCGGCGGTAGCTCCAAACCTCGCCTTCTGACCTGTTCCGACTACACCGGCCTCGAAATTATGCGCGTGCTCAAAGACGAGGTCATCAATCAAAAGATTCAGTTGCTCGAGTTTGCGGCCGCCATTGAATTGCTCAGCGACGATGAAGGGAACTGTACCGGCGCGATCTTCAAAGATCTCGATAATCAGCGGCACGTGGTGGTGGCCGCAAAGTCGGTCATTCTGGCGACCGGCGGGATCGGCCGGCTTCACATTCAAGGATTCCCCACGAGCAACCATTACGGCGCGACCGGCGACGGCCTCTGTCTGGCGTATCGCATGGGCGCCAAGCTGGCCCATATCGATACATTCCAGTACCATCCATCGGGCGCGGTGTATCCCGAACAATTGATCGGTGCCTTGGTGACGGAGGGCATCCGTTCCGAGGGTGGGCAACTGGTGAATGCGAAGGGCGAACGTTTTGTGAACGAACTCGACACGCGCGACGTCGTGTCTTCCTCGATCATCCGGGAATGCGAAGAAGGTCGCGGAATCAGAACGATGTCCGGCCGCGTCGGCGTCTGGCTGGACACGCCGTTGCTGGATGCGGAGCATGGACCAGGCACGGTGGAAAAACATTTCCCGGCGATGATGCTCCAGTTCGAGCGGTTCGGAATCGATATCAGCAAGGACCCTGTTTTGATCTATCCGACGCTGCATTATCAGAACGGCGGCGTGAAGATCGATACGAACTCGGAGACGAACGTGAAAAACCTCTTCGTTGCAGGCGAAGCCTCCGGTGGCCTGCATGGACGCAACCGTCTGATGGGCAATTCGCTGCTCGATCTCATGGTCTTCGGCAAGCGCTCCGGGCTGACCGCTGCTGCCCGTGCGAAAGCGATGAAACAAGGCGCGCTCACGCTCAAACATGTGCAGCGGTTCCGCGCCGAAGCGAAGAGGCACGGCAACGTCAGCGGTGTCATTTCACCGATGATCCTGCCGGCGTACACACGGAAAACGGCATAG
- a CDS encoding 4Fe-4S ferredoxin, iron-sulfur binding domain protein has protein sequence MATESTDNQNVIDQPEVLKPRMVTIEIAGKKVEVPEGITVIKAMWYAGIDVVRGVGCLGGFCGACATYYRTKEDPKVRTCLACQTAVQDGMSFTMMPPFPARKATYEIQKLQDPKQDLFNLYPEAPLCRNCNACTEACPQKIDVREGVWKAVFGDFKSVSEMFMDCVMCGMCTPVCIADIAPNLVALYVSRAQGAHFAEKPVGLDTRIKEIQDGRFDDEWNKILQMNDKELAEHCATVK, from the coding sequence ATGGCTACAGAAAGCACCGATAATCAGAATGTGATCGATCAGCCGGAGGTATTGAAACCCCGGATGGTGACGATCGAGATCGCCGGCAAGAAAGTGGAAGTGCCGGAAGGAATCACCGTCATCAAGGCCATGTGGTATGCGGGCATCGATGTCGTCCGTGGCGTCGGATGCCTCGGCGGTTTCTGCGGTGCTTGCGCGACCTACTACCGGACGAAGGAGGATCCGAAAGTCAGAACGTGCCTGGCGTGCCAGACCGCTGTTCAGGACGGCATGTCGTTCACGATGATGCCGCCGTTTCCGGCGCGCAAAGCCACCTACGAAATTCAAAAACTCCAAGATCCCAAGCAAGATTTGTTCAATCTCTATCCCGAAGCGCCGCTCTGCCGGAACTGCAACGCTTGCACCGAAGCTTGTCCGCAGAAGATCGACGTGCGGGAAGGTGTGTGGAAAGCCGTGTTCGGCGACTTCAAGAGCGTATCCGAAATGTTCATGGACTGCGTCATGTGCGGCATGTGCACGCCGGTCTGCATCGCGGACATCGCGCCGAATCTCGTGGCCCTATATGTGAGTCGGGCGCAAGGCGCGCATTTTGCGGAGAAGCCGGTCGGTCTCGATACGCGCATCAAGGAAATTCAAGACGGCCGGTTCGACGACGAGTGGAACAAAATTCTGCAGATGAACGACAAGGAACTGGCCGAGCACTGTGCCACGGTGAAGTGA
- a CDS encoding isocitrate dehydrogenase [NADP] yields MAKADKIIYTKTDEAPMLATYSFLPIINAFTKAAGVTVELRDISLAGRVIAAFPEYLTPEQKQHDALAELGELAKTPEANIIKLPNISASIPQLVATIKELQKQGYKLPDYPENPKDDKEKDIKARYDKVKGSAVNPVLREGNSDRRAPLSVKAYARKHPHKMGAWSPDSKTHVSHMTGGDFRSNEKSMTIPAATTAKIEFVGEDGKVTVLKEKITLQAGEVLDATFMSVKALRKFLEEQIEDAKAKGILWSLHMKATMMKISDPKIFGHAVTVYYKDVFEKHAETFKKLGVDPDNGLGDVYAKIKSLPDDQRKAIEADIQAVYQKRPPMAMVNSDKGITNLHVPSDIIIDASMPPVIRDSGKMWNPQGQLQDVKCVIPDSSYAPVYHEVVEFCKKNGAFDPRTMGTIPNVGLMAQAAEEYGSHDKTFKAPGNGTIRIVDASGKTLLEHKVEEGDIWRACQVKDAPIQDWVKLAVTRARATGAPAVFWLNKDRAHDAELIKKVNAYLPKHDTTGLEIKIMSPADACRFSIERMKEGKDTISCTGNVLRDYLTDLFPILEIGTSAKMLSIVPLLNGGGLFETGAGGSAPKHVQQFQEEGYLRWDSLGEFLALAASLEHLAKVGNNAVAKILADTLDQANAKFLESNKSPARKVGEIDNRGSHFYLALYWAQALASQTADKKIAEKFQKIAKDLTDNEKTIDQELLAAQGKPQDVGGYYHPDDAKAAKAMRPSATLNRIIDAIA; encoded by the coding sequence ATGGCAAAAGCAGACAAAATTATCTATACGAAGACCGACGAAGCGCCGATGTTGGCGACCTATTCGTTTCTACCGATCATCAACGCATTCACGAAAGCGGCGGGCGTCACCGTGGAACTGCGCGACATTTCGCTCGCGGGCCGCGTGATCGCCGCGTTCCCGGAATATTTGACGCCGGAACAGAAGCAGCACGATGCCTTGGCCGAGTTAGGCGAATTGGCCAAGACGCCGGAGGCCAACATCATCAAGCTTCCGAACATCAGCGCTTCCATTCCACAGTTGGTGGCGACGATCAAGGAATTGCAGAAGCAAGGATATAAGCTGCCGGACTATCCGGAAAATCCGAAAGACGACAAGGAGAAAGACATCAAGGCCCGCTACGACAAAGTGAAGGGCAGCGCGGTCAATCCCGTGTTGCGCGAAGGGAATTCCGATCGGCGGGCGCCGTTGTCCGTGAAGGCCTATGCGCGGAAGCACCCCCACAAGATGGGCGCCTGGTCGCCTGATTCTAAAACGCACGTGTCCCACATGACGGGCGGCGACTTTCGCTCGAATGAGAAGTCGATGACGATCCCGGCGGCGACGACCGCGAAGATCGAGTTTGTCGGTGAGGACGGCAAGGTGACGGTGCTCAAGGAGAAGATCACGTTGCAGGCCGGCGAAGTGCTGGATGCCACCTTCATGAGCGTGAAGGCGCTGCGCAAGTTCTTGGAAGAGCAAATCGAGGACGCGAAGGCCAAGGGCATCTTATGGTCGCTGCATATGAAAGCCACCATGATGAAGATCTCCGACCCGAAGATCTTTGGTCATGCCGTGACGGTCTATTACAAGGATGTCTTCGAGAAGCACGCGGAGACATTCAAAAAGCTCGGCGTCGATCCGGATAACGGCCTCGGTGACGTCTACGCCAAAATCAAGTCTTTGCCGGACGATCAGCGCAAGGCGATTGAAGCCGACATCCAGGCCGTCTATCAGAAGCGGCCGCCCATGGCGATGGTGAACAGCGATAAGGGCATCACCAATCTCCATGTGCCGAGCGACATCATCATCGATGCCTCCATGCCGCCGGTGATCCGCGATTCCGGTAAGATGTGGAACCCGCAAGGACAGCTGCAGGACGTGAAGTGCGTGATTCCCGACTCGAGTTATGCGCCGGTGTATCACGAAGTCGTTGAGTTCTGTAAGAAGAACGGCGCCTTTGATCCTCGCACCATGGGAACGATTCCGAATGTCGGCTTGATGGCGCAGGCGGCGGAAGAGTACGGCTCGCACGATAAGACCTTCAAGGCGCCCGGCAACGGCACGATTCGCATCGTGGATGCGTCGGGCAAGACGCTGCTCGAGCATAAGGTTGAGGAAGGCGACATCTGGCGGGCGTGCCAGGTGAAGGACGCTCCGATTCAGGATTGGGTGAAGCTGGCTGTGACCCGTGCAAGGGCGACGGGAGCTCCCGCCGTGTTCTGGTTGAACAAGGATCGCGCGCATGACGCCGAGCTGATCAAGAAGGTCAATGCCTATCTGCCGAAGCACGATACCACCGGTCTTGAGATCAAGATCATGTCGCCAGCCGACGCCTGTCGGTTTTCGATCGAACGGATGAAAGAAGGAAAAGACACGATCTCCTGCACCGGCAATGTGCTCCGCGATTATCTTACGGACCTTTTCCCGATTCTCGAAATCGGCACCAGCGCCAAGATGCTTTCGATCGTCCCATTGCTAAACGGCGGCGGATTGTTCGAAACCGGCGCGGGGGGATCGGCACCGAAGCATGTGCAGCAGTTTCAGGAAGAGGGGTACCTTCGCTGGGATTCGCTCGGCGAATTCTTGGCGTTGGCTGCTTCGCTGGAGCACCTGGCAAAGGTGGGGAACAATGCGGTCGCCAAGATTCTGGCGGATACGCTGGATCAAGCCAATGCGAAGTTCTTGGAGAGCAACAAGTCACCGGCTCGTAAGGTCGGCGAGATCGACAACCGGGGCAGCCATTTCTACCTGGCGCTCTATTGGGCGCAGGCCTTGGCCTCGCAGACGGCGGACAAAAAGATCGCGGAGAAGTTCCAGAAGATCGCCAAAGATCTGACCGACAACGAGAAGACGATCGATCAGGAGTTGTTGGCGGCGCAGGGGAAGCCGCAGGACGTCGGCGGGTACTATCACCCTGACGACGCGAAGGCTGCGAAGGCGATGCGCCCGAGCGCGACGTTGAATCGGATCATCGACGCGATCGCATAA
- a CDS encoding Aconitate hydratase, with translation MSLELAKKLYAKMPEVFEKARKKFGRPLTLAEKILVSHADNFDTQQWERGKAMLALRPDRVAMQDATAQMAMLQFMQAGKKKAAVPSTIHCDHLIRAEMGSEKDLLRAMNENKEVYNFLASAAKKYGIGFWKPGAGIIHQVVLENYAFPGGLIIGTDSHTPNGGGLGMLAIGVGGADAGEVMAGLPWEVLHPKLIGVRLTGKLSGWASPKDVILYLCGLLTVKGGTNKIVEYFGPGAETISATGKGTICNMGAELGATTSVFPFDQKMVDYLNITDRADLAKLAQANKALLVADPEVNQSPEKYYDQIVEIDLSKLEPHVVGPHTPDLARPVSKLKAEAQEKGYPVELKAALIGSCTNSSYEDISRSAHVARQALKAGLKAKTSFLISPGSERIYHTMKRDGFLDTFEKLGGTVLSNSCGPCIGQWKRADGVKGKADSIVSSFNRNFPGRNDGINETLSFLASPEVVTAYAITGDLGFDPVNQTVKGADGKEIRLQAPVGEELPAKGFAKGEEGYVAPAENGDALTVDIPPTSERLQLLQPFPRWDGKDFEKLPLLIKTKGKTTTDHISPAGPWLKFRGHLDKISDNMFLGANSAFASEPGKGTNVLTGESNLTIAQIARAYKAKGMGSIVVGDENYGEGSSREHAAMSPRFLNVRAVITKSFARIHETNLKKQGILPLTFADPRDYDKIEMNDRLSVVDLANLAPGKPVTVVIHKTGGDVKIQANHSMTAQQLTWFKAGSALNALN, from the coding sequence ATGTCACTCGAGCTCGCGAAGAAGCTCTACGCCAAAATGCCGGAGGTCTTCGAGAAGGCCAGAAAGAAATTCGGCCGTCCGTTGACGTTGGCGGAAAAGATTCTCGTCTCGCATGCCGACAATTTCGATACGCAACAGTGGGAGCGTGGAAAAGCCATGTTGGCGCTGCGCCCCGACCGTGTGGCGATGCAGGATGCGACGGCGCAGATGGCCATGTTGCAGTTTATGCAGGCCGGCAAGAAGAAAGCCGCTGTGCCGAGCACCATCCACTGCGATCACTTGATTCGCGCGGAAATGGGCTCAGAGAAAGACCTGCTCCGCGCCATGAATGAAAACAAGGAAGTGTACAACTTCTTGGCCTCAGCGGCGAAGAAGTACGGCATCGGCTTTTGGAAGCCGGGGGCCGGTATTATTCATCAGGTCGTCTTGGAAAACTATGCGTTCCCCGGCGGGCTGATCATCGGGACCGACTCGCACACGCCGAACGGCGGCGGTCTGGGAATGTTGGCCATCGGCGTCGGCGGAGCCGATGCGGGCGAAGTGATGGCCGGTCTCCCCTGGGAGGTGCTCCATCCGAAGTTGATCGGCGTGAGGCTGACCGGCAAGTTGAGCGGGTGGGCGTCACCGAAGGACGTGATTCTCTATCTTTGCGGCCTGCTTACCGTAAAGGGCGGGACGAACAAAATCGTCGAATACTTCGGCCCAGGCGCCGAAACGATCAGCGCGACCGGTAAGGGCACGATCTGCAATATGGGCGCGGAGCTGGGAGCGACCACGTCGGTCTTTCCCTTTGATCAGAAGATGGTCGACTACCTGAACATCACAGATCGGGCGGATTTGGCGAAGTTGGCCCAGGCAAACAAGGCGTTGTTGGTGGCCGACCCCGAAGTGAATCAGTCGCCCGAGAAATATTATGACCAGATCGTCGAAATCGACTTATCCAAGCTTGAGCCGCATGTGGTCGGTCCTCATACACCCGACCTCGCTCGACCGGTCTCGAAGCTGAAGGCGGAGGCGCAGGAAAAGGGCTATCCGGTCGAGCTGAAAGCGGCCTTGATCGGGAGCTGTACGAACTCATCGTACGAAGACATCAGCCGCTCGGCCCATGTGGCCCGGCAAGCGTTGAAGGCCGGTTTGAAGGCCAAGACGTCGTTCCTCATCTCGCCCGGTTCCGAGCGCATTTATCATACGATGAAACGCGACGGGTTCCTGGACACGTTCGAGAAGCTCGGCGGCACCGTGCTGTCGAACTCGTGCGGGCCTTGCATCGGCCAATGGAAGCGCGCGGACGGCGTGAAGGGCAAAGCGGATTCGATCGTCAGCTCTTTCAATCGGAATTTCCCGGGCCGTAACGACGGCATCAATGAAACGCTCTCGTTCTTGGCGAGTCCCGAAGTGGTGACCGCCTATGCCATCACCGGTGATCTTGGCTTTGATCCGGTCAATCAGACGGTCAAAGGCGCGGACGGCAAGGAGATCAGGCTCCAGGCCCCGGTGGGCGAAGAGTTGCCCGCCAAGGGGTTTGCGAAGGGTGAAGAGGGGTATGTGGCGCCGGCTGAAAACGGCGATGCCTTGACCGTCGATATTCCTCCGACCAGCGAACGGCTGCAATTGCTGCAACCGTTCCCGCGTTGGGATGGGAAGGATTTTGAGAAGTTGCCGCTCTTGATCAAGACCAAAGGCAAGACGACGACCGACCATATTTCACCGGCCGGTCCCTGGCTCAAGTTCCGCGGCCACTTGGACAAGATCAGCGACAACATGTTCCTCGGTGCCAACAGCGCCTTTGCCTCGGAGCCGGGCAAGGGCACGAACGTCCTGACCGGCGAATCGAACCTCACCATCGCGCAGATCGCCCGTGCCTACAAGGCGAAGGGCATGGGATCGATCGTCGTGGGCGACGAGAACTACGGCGAAGGCAGCAGTCGTGAGCATGCGGCCATGTCGCCGCGGTTCCTCAATGTGCGTGCGGTCATCACGAAGAGCTTCGCACGAATTCATGAAACGAATTTGAAGAAGCAAGGGATCCTCCCGCTGACGTTCGCCGATCCGAGGGATTATGACAAGATCGAAATGAACGATCGGTTGAGCGTGGTGGACTTGGCGAACCTGGCGCCGGGCAAACCGGTGACGGTGGTCATTCACAAGACCGGCGGTGACGTGAAGATCCAAGCCAACCACAGCATGACGGCACAGCAACTCACTTGGTTTAAGGCAGGTTCGGCACTGAACGCGCTGAACTAA
- a CDS encoding ATP citrate synthase, beta chain, translating into MSILANKDTRVVIQGGAAGVNAARRMAEFCYLIKRPLNVEAFVYPPDAGKTNEIPYGSGLIAIPVYKTVAEATKNHPTINTSLVYIGADRAMRGGMEALDDPHIKVVSMITEGVPEKDAKLLGTHARKLGKVFNGPSSIGIISAGACRLGVIGGAFDNLVLSKLYREGSFGVITKSGGLSNEIIWICSQFADGITTAIGIGGDAYPGTDYVSYLEMFENDPQTKAVVIVGEMGGDLEERAAEWYGAKKRRVKLIGVVSGFCQESLPKGMKFGHAGAKEGMKGEGSARSKSDALKKSGAIVPPTFGALGPAIKDTYQELLKSGHVKEIIEPITLPKLPKTIEEAMKADEVMVAPLIRTTISDDRGDEPCYDGYPASELINKGYEIPHVIGLLWDKRLISKQEAEIIKRIMMLSADHGPCVSGAYATILAACAGIGLSQAVAAGLIMIGPRFGGAVTDAGRWFKHAVDNRMTVEDFLAYMKKNVGPVPGIGHRVKSLRNPDKRVKELVGYVKSLHIKTPCLDFALAVEQVTAAKKDNLILNVDGTMAAVLVDLGFPVDSLNGFFILSRTIGLIGHWVDQKRQDSRLIRLFDYLVNYAAPKRREVPPLK; encoded by the coding sequence ATGAGTATTCTGGCAAATAAAGACACCCGCGTGGTGATTCAAGGGGGTGCTGCAGGCGTCAACGCAGCCCGCCGCATGGCGGAGTTCTGTTACCTGATCAAGCGCCCGCTCAACGTGGAGGCGTTCGTCTATCCGCCTGACGCCGGCAAGACCAATGAGATTCCCTACGGCAGCGGTTTGATCGCGATCCCGGTCTACAAGACCGTCGCGGAAGCGACAAAGAACCATCCGACCATCAACACGAGCCTCGTCTATATCGGTGCGGACCGAGCCATGAGGGGCGGGATGGAAGCGCTGGATGACCCACACATTAAGGTGGTCTCGATGATCACCGAAGGGGTGCCCGAAAAAGACGCGAAACTGCTCGGCACCCACGCGCGTAAGCTCGGCAAGGTGTTCAACGGTCCCTCCTCGATCGGCATTATCTCCGCCGGCGCCTGCCGGTTGGGCGTGATCGGCGGAGCGTTCGACAACCTTGTCCTCTCGAAACTCTATCGGGAAGGTTCATTCGGCGTCATCACCAAGTCGGGCGGTCTTTCCAACGAAATCATTTGGATCTGTTCGCAGTTCGCCGACGGCATCACGACGGCCATTGGCATCGGCGGTGATGCCTATCCCGGCACCGACTACGTGAGCTACCTTGAAATGTTCGAAAACGATCCGCAAACGAAGGCGGTCGTCATCGTCGGTGAAATGGGCGGCGATCTCGAAGAGCGGGCCGCCGAGTGGTATGGCGCGAAGAAGCGCCGCGTCAAGCTGATCGGTGTCGTCTCCGGATTCTGCCAGGAGAGTTTGCCCAAGGGGATGAAGTTCGGCCATGCCGGTGCCAAAGAAGGGATGAAAGGCGAAGGCTCGGCCCGATCGAAGTCCGACGCGCTCAAGAAATCCGGTGCGATCGTTCCGCCGACATTCGGCGCGCTCGGTCCCGCGATCAAGGACACATATCAGGAATTGCTCAAGTCCGGCCACGTGAAGGAAATCATCGAGCCTATCACCCTTCCAAAGCTGCCCAAGACCATCGAAGAAGCCATGAAGGCCGATGAAGTGATGGTCGCGCCGCTTATCCGTACCACCATCAGCGACGATCGAGGCGACGAGCCTTGCTACGACGGCTATCCGGCCTCCGAGCTCATCAATAAGGGTTATGAAATTCCTCATGTCATCGGTCTTCTCTGGGACAAACGCCTGATCTCGAAGCAGGAAGCGGAAATCATCAAGCGCATCATGATGCTTTCTGCCGACCACGGTCCCTGCGTGAGCGGTGCGTATGCGACGATTCTTGCGGCTTGTGCCGGCATCGGTCTGTCTCAAGCGGTGGCAGCCGGATTGATCATGATCGGTCCTCGCTTCGGCGGCGCCGTGACGGATGCCGGCCGCTGGTTTAAGCACGCGGTCGACAACAGGATGACGGTCGAGGATTTTTTGGCGTACATGAAGAAAAATGTCGGCCCTGTGCCCGGTATCGGTCATCGAGTGAAGAGCTTGCGGAATCCTGATAAACGCGTGAAGGAACTCGTCGGATACGTAAAAAGCTTGCATATCAAAACGCCCTGTCTCGACTTCGCCCTGGCGGTGGAGCAGGTGACGGCGGCGAAAAAGGATAATTTGATTCTGAACGTGGACGGCACGATGGCGGCCGTGCTGGTCGATCTGGGATTCCCGGTCGATAGTTTGAACGGCTTCTTCATCCTGTCTCGCACGATCGGATTGATCGGCCACTGGGTCGATCAGAAGCGCCAGGACAGCCGCTTGATCCGGCTGTTCGATTACCTGGTGAACTATGCGGCGCCGAAGCGGCGCGAAGTGCCGCCGCTAAAATAG
- a CDS encoding ATP citrate synthase, alpha chain has product MAKVLEGPGMGLMKKWGIHVPHYAVVTSADELSKLGHVNDWMKQTKLVVKAHEALGSRFKLGLVKVGLDLNGAVAATKDMIGRQVGSITVSQVIVSEMVPHKEEYYCAVKSTREGAEILVANCGGIEVESNWERVKRLCLDVGQTPSPEQLEKLAKDAGFTGSIAKKMADFAGKMFSCFDNEDAQYLEVNPVVTRESDGELIALDAVTLLDGDAKFRHPDWNFQFAAEFGRAYSKDEMEVMAVDGKIKGSVKFIEIPGGDTAMLPAGGGASVYYSDAVVARGGKLANYAEYSGDPPDWAVEVLTEKVCSLPGIKNIIVGGAIANFTDVKKTFGGIINGFRKAKDDGKLKGVKIWVRRGGPREREGLDAMRALRDEGFDIHVFDRNTPLTDIVDKALQK; this is encoded by the coding sequence GATGAAACAGACTAAATTGGTCGTCAAAGCGCATGAGGCGCTGGGCTCACGGTTTAAGCTTGGTCTCGTGAAGGTCGGCCTCGATCTGAACGGCGCTGTGGCGGCAACCAAAGACATGATCGGCCGTCAAGTGGGCAGCATTACCGTCTCCCAAGTCATCGTGTCCGAAATGGTCCCCCACAAAGAAGAATACTATTGCGCGGTGAAGTCCACCCGTGAAGGTGCCGAGATCCTCGTCGCCAATTGCGGCGGTATCGAAGTGGAGTCCAATTGGGAGCGTGTGAAGCGGTTGTGTCTCGATGTCGGGCAAACTCCTTCTCCGGAGCAGCTGGAGAAACTCGCCAAAGATGCGGGATTTACCGGGTCGATCGCCAAGAAGATGGCCGACTTTGCCGGAAAGATGTTTAGCTGTTTCGACAACGAAGATGCGCAGTATCTCGAAGTCAATCCCGTCGTCACACGCGAGAGCGACGGCGAATTGATTGCGCTCGACGCCGTGACGCTGCTGGACGGTGATGCCAAGTTCCGCCACCCGGATTGGAATTTCCAGTTTGCCGCGGAATTTGGGCGTGCCTACAGTAAAGATGAAATGGAAGTGATGGCGGTTGACGGCAAGATCAAGGGATCCGTCAAATTCATCGAAATTCCGGGCGGCGATACCGCGATGCTTCCGGCCGGCGGCGGCGCGAGCGTCTACTACTCCGATGCCGTCGTGGCGCGAGGCGGCAAGTTGGCGAACTATGCCGAGTATTCCGGCGATCCCCCCGATTGGGCCGTTGAAGTGCTGACGGAAAAGGTCTGTTCCTTGCCCGGCATCAAGAATATCATCGTCGGTGGGGCGATCGCCAATTTTACCGATGTGAAGAAGACCTTCGGCGGCATCATCAATGGATTCCGCAAGGCAAAGGACGACGGAAAGCTGAAGGGTGTCAAGATTTGGGTGCGCCGCGGTGGGCCTCGAGAAAGAGAGGGGCTTGACGCGATGCGCGCGCTGAGGGACGAGGGCTTCGACATCCATGTCTTCGACCGCAACACCCCTCTGACGGACATCGTCGATAAAGCGCTGCAAAAGTAA